In Cicer arietinum cultivar CDC Frontier isolate Library 1 chromosome 7, Cicar.CDCFrontier_v2.0, whole genome shotgun sequence, the genomic window acaaaaaatttaaatgaattagaTATAAGGAATTTATTAAGTATATGACATATTGATTTATATATCATCCACAAATTCTCAAACCGATAACGAGAGAGTTGGATGTAAGTCTTTATTTATAGAGTATGAATATTTAGCGATTCAACAACTTATTATCTAACCATATAGAAAATCTTTACAACTTTGATGAATTAAATACTAATTAAATTACCTTagatgaaagagaaaaaaaaaatttaccttaGATAACGATggtaaaatgacattttaccCCTTGTTCAAGTTTCGAAATACAAAAGTAGTACCTTCCCTATCCCCTGCCTCTCAATTCAACACATCGTCGTTCATTTTCACTTCAACATGGCGGTCGCACCCTACACCACCGGTTCAACGCTGCGTCTTTCTCATCCTCCTAGGTCACAATTTCCCTCTTCTATTCACTTCATTGTACAATTCAATCAATTTCAACTGATTCTCACTGTGTTTTCTATTTTCCCTCTGCAGTGTTTCCACTAAAATCTACTCCGGATTGAAACTCCAATCTACACGTGTGTCCACTTTCCTCACTTCATTTTTCTTATTCAATTTCATccctatttttcttttttcgcTTTTCGCTCACCATTTTCAATTGCAGGTCCTTTTGGAACGCCTTCATGTAACGCAAACGCTGCGTTTTATGGAAAAGTTAACAAGGCTCTTCAGTTTCGGTAATTTCCTCCTCTCAGATACCCTAACCCATTCACAATTCATCCTCTTGCAAAACAAACAAACAGTAACATGAATAATAATCTTTTGGATTCAAATTGCCACTCTTAAAATCTCCATTTTGATTCTGCAATAATGGATTGTGTACTAATTGGAGTTATACAGTTGCAGCTGACATGTTAAGATCAATCTCGTTGGTTTCTATGCTGTATTATTTTCCTATTGTATACCTGGTACTCTAATTCTCAAAATCTGCGAACACAATATTTTTACTCCAATGCACTTTTCATTGATGCTGGAAGTAATctgtattattataattattattattactattattattattattattattttggatTAACCGGAAATTCTAAACTGAAATTGAGTTCATAGCGGACATACcttgaaattatatattatagctagtttttttaattacaaatgTGATGTTGTGAAGAgcattcttttttttaaaataatatttgaccCAGTGAAGAAAAGGATAAAAACATGGCTTATGCTTCTTGAGAACAATCAATATGTCTGACATAATAGATGAGTAGCAGAGTTTTTAGTGAAAGTTATATTGCATCGCATAAACATACTGATGTAAGCAGTATCAACTTTTTATGCTTTCAGGTATGCTAACCAGAAATCAGTTAGGGCACAGATTCATATGATGCCCATTGGAACTCCTAGAGTCCCCTATAAAACACCTGGTGAAGGAACTTGGCAATGGGTTGATTTATGGAATGCCCTTGTAAGTCGTTAATCATGATatatatcattaatcatacactTTACTTATCTAAGCAATATTGGTTTACTTTGTCAGATTGGCATAGATGACATGCGAACCTCAagttcattttgattttcatctttttcatcAAGTTAATTTTTACAATGAACTAGTGCATTATTTGATGCAGTATCGTGAACGTGTTATCTTCATCGGACAAGAGATAGATGAAGAATTTAGTAATCAAATATTGGGAACTTTGTTGTATCTTGACAGTGTAGATAACTCCAAAATGCTCTATTTGTACATCAATGGTCCTGGTGGGGATGTAAGTAATGAC contains:
- the LOC101496855 gene encoding ATP-dependent Clp protease proteolytic subunit-related protein 2, chloroplastic — encoded protein: MAVAPYTTGSTLRLSHPPSVSTKIYSGLKLQSTRPFGTPSCNANAAFYGKVNKALQFRYANQKSVRAQIHMMPIGTPRVPYKTPGEGTWQWVDLWNALYRERVIFIGQEIDEEFSNQILGTLLYLDSVDNSKMLYLYINGPGGDLTPCMALYDTMQSLQTPVATHCIGQAYNLAAFLLAAGEKGNRTAMPLARIALQSPAGAARGRADDIRNEANELLRIRDYLFNELASKTGQPVEKITEDLKRIKRFDAQEALEYGLIDKVVRPRRIKADAPPKDAGTGIG